GTGGCTTCAGCCTCCAAGTTTCGCGCGATGCCGAGCAAAGCCTGTTGTATCTCATCGACGGCACGAACCAGCGAGTGTGGATTCTGCGACGGAAGGATCTGGCGATTCTCGATCGCTTCGGCCGGCCGGGTCGTCAGTCGGGCGAATTCATTCGCGCGCACATGATCGCGATCGATTCCAAGAACCGCATGTACACCGGCGAGGCGGGGAACGGCCGACGCATTCAGCGGTGGATTCTGCAGGGGACGCGACCGGCGGCCTCGGTTACACCGCCGAAGCCATGAGCGTGCGCGTCGCGGCGGAGTTCACCGTTCAATGGGGCGCGCTACTCCGCGAACAGCTCCACCAGCGGGAGCACGAACCCGGGCAGCAGCAGCTCCTCCCGAAGCACGTCGTCACCGCCCAGCAGGTCGTGCGCGCCATCGTCCCGGTAAATCGCGACCTGGCGCGTTCGCGGATCGACCACCCACACCACGCGGGCGCCAGCCTCGAGCCAGTCCCCGATCTTCGCGAGCACCGCGCCGGGGCGGTCGGACGGCGAACGCACCTCGACCGCAAGATCTGGCGCGAATTCGGCGTACCCGTCAGGCAGTGATCCATCGTAGCGTTCACGCGAGATGTACGCCGCATCGGGGGCGCGCACAGTGTCCGGGTCGTGCGACAGCCAGAAGCCGGCATCGCCGCAGACGAGCCGTCCCCGCGTGCGCTCAGCGCCACGCGCGTCGCGGTCGCGAGTGAGGTACAGGCGCAGCGCGCCCACGACTCCCGCTTCGATCTCGCCATGCCGGCTCCCGGATGGCTCACACACGAGCAGGCGCCCGCGCACGAGTTCCACGCGCTGGTTCGGCGCGGAATACGCCAGCAGCTCCTCGGCGGTCATCAGCGCGGCGGATGTCATCTCGCGCGGGATCCCCTGAAGCGTCGTGGAGTTCATGCGCCAACGATATGCTGCGGCGTCAGCACCCGGTCATCGCGGCGCAACGTCAAGGTACGCCGCGCGTTCCGCCGAGTCCACTCGGCGTTTCAACGACTCTGACCCCTTGAACTTCCTTGAACTACTTCGCGACCACCTTGGCGTCTTCGACCAGCACCGCGTACGTGTAGCCCGCACCCACATCGCGATTGAGGCGCACCGTGCCGGTGATCGTCACCGTTGCGCCCACCGTGACGGCATCCAGCGTCGTCACCGTGATGTCGTGCGTGCCCGTGGCGGCGGCGCCGCTGCCGTCTTGCAGATGAATCCAGTTCTTGCCCATCACGGCGGCATTGTATTTCACCACGGTACCGCGCACCGAGACCACCGTGTTGGCCAGCCGATCTTTCTGCGTCCACAGCTCCGCGATCGTTCGCGCGTTGGCACCCGTCGCCTTGGGCACCGGTGCGACCTGCGCGTCGGGGGCCGGCGGTGCGCCTGTCGTGGTGGGCTGGCCATCCGTGCCCGCCATCTCTGCGGGCATCGTACCGGGTGCGTCCAGCGACCCGAAGTAGATGCGGTCGAAGGTGCGCTTGAGCGTCTTCGACTCGAACTGCTCCATCAGCAGGGCGTTGTACACGGTCACCTGTGCACCAACGGTGAGCGGCGCCTCGAGCACCGCCACCCATAGCTCGCCCGTGGCCGTCTTGAGCCGGAGGTACACATAGGGCGAGACCGCGACCTGCTCCAGCAGCGTACCGGTGATCGCGTGGCCAAGCGGTTTGGCCGACGTCGCAGCCGACGTCGTGGCCGCTGTACGCAACGACGTGCCGGGTGTGCCCCCGTCAGCCTTGTCGCCGGCGGAACAGGCGACCGTGAACACCACGACGCACACGAGCGGAGCAGACCAACGCATGAGGACTCGCAAGAAGAGAGACGGATGAAATGTGGCGGTACGCAAGCGAATCTGGTGCCACGCCTTTATGGTGCCGGTGAACGCCGTACAGGAGAAGCCGGGCCGTCGAAATAATCGACGACGCGCTTCGCGGCCCGTCCGATCATGTCTTCCGTCTCGCCCAGCGATCCCGTCACACCATTTACGAAGAAGGCGACGATGATGGTTCCCGATCGCGCGTAGATCATGCCCACGTCATTCGCGATGACGGGGCTGTCACCCGTCTTGTGCGCCACCGGCACATCGAGGAAATGCGGGAGCCGTCGCGCGCCGGCCTGCTGGCGACGCAGCATCGTGCGCATCAGCGCGGCGCTCGAGGCCGAGGTCATCGTGCCGCGCTCGATGGCCTCGAGCAGGCGCCCTGTTTCGCGCGGATTCATGTCGCCCAACCAGTAGGCGTGGTCTTGCACTGGCAATCGGCTCCGACCGTCGGCGAGAATTTTTTTGTTGACCGGGTCGCGCACCATGTCCACCCACTTGGCCCGCGCGCCGGTGAAGAGCGACGCATACAGCTCGAACAGCGCGTCGCCCTGCTGCGCGTACTGCAATCCCGTAGTCTCCTCGGCCGTCAGTGAATCGAACGCCGGATTCACCAGCGCCAGAATCTTGCGGCGATACACGTGCCCGCGCGCCACCATGCTCAAGTGCGCAAAGCCCGAACGCTTGAGCCACGTGTTGAGACTGTCCACGCCGCCGACTCGCGTCAGCAGGAGATCCGTGGCCACGTTGTCGCTCGTGATCACCATCTCCGTGAGCAGATCCTTGATCGTGGGGGTCTGGCCGAGGTCGTGATACTGTAGCACACCGGATCCATCGCGCAGCTCGGCCCGACCGATTTCGACGCGGTCTGTGAGGCGGATCTTTCCCTGGTCCACCAGCTGAAAGGCGCGGACGAGGATGGTGAGCTTGATGACACTCGCGCTGCTGAACGGCTCATCCGCCCGCACGGCCGCCTCTTCACCGGTGGTGAGATGCTTCACGTACACGCCGGTGCGCGCGGGCATGCGCGCGAGCTCGGATTCGAGCAGGCGGGTGAGGCCGCTCGTGGTGGGCTGCGCCGCTGCGGAAGCACACGCGAAGGTGGACAGGGCGCAGAGCACCACCGCGGCGACGGTGCGCCGCATGAGCGCGTGGCCTTCGTTCGCAACGTGGTGAATCGACATCATCGGTTCCCGGGGGCGTTCAAGGGGTCAGCAGCGTTCAAGGGGTCAGAGTCGTTGAACGACTTTTCAACGACTCTGACCCCTTGAACTTGACGAGGGCGGGCCATCAGCCTTTCGGCCGGATGCACTCCTGAAACGGCGGATAGTCGCGGAGCAGTGCACGCAGGTCGGTCATTTCTCGATGCTCGCCATGATCGCGTCCGCGCGCGGATCCTTACGCAGCGCGTCATAGCGCTCGGCGCGGTTGTACATCTGTAGCCAGTTATCCGATTGCTTTACGGCCCGCGCGATCATGTCAACGGCGCCGGCATGATCGCCAAGCACCTCGAACGTGGCGGCCAGCACGGCCATGGCCGGCAGCTCGCCACCGTTGACGCGACGCAGATGGTTCATGGCGGCGCGCGACTCGGCGGGCTTCCCGGCACGGGCCAGCACGTAGGCGAGAATGCCTTCCGTCTGGTTCGGTCGATCGGTGGGGAGCTGAGCGAGGTTCCGGGTCAACACGGCAACCGCATCGTCGTGCTTGCCGAGATAGCTCAGGACCTCACCGCGTGCGTCCAGCGCCAACGCGTAGGTCGAGTCCATCGCGAGGATCGCACGCGTGGCCGAGTCGGCCTCACGATAACGGCGCTCCGTCATGAGCAGCTGCGCGGCCCACGTGCGCGCGATTAGTGAGGCGGGTTCCGCCGCTTGCGCACGCGCGGTCCGATCACGGGCCTCTTCGAAGCGGCCCATGTGAATGAGATTCAGCGCGTGCCAGCCCCAGAGCGTCGCGACACTGGAGTCGAGCATCTGTGCCCGCCGGTAGTTCGCGTCGGCCTCGAGATTCTCCCACAGGCTCGACTTCGCGGACCCAATCGCCCCCCACGCCTCCGCGACCGTTGAATCGAGGGCGATCGCGCGTCGGGCGGCAGCGATGGCAAGGGGGGCGGTCGTGCGCGCCGTCCCTTGCTCGTAGAACGGGATCGCCGAGATGGCCAACGCGAGCGCGCCCTGCGCACGGGCGAACGACGGATCGCGAGCCACCGCACGTTCGAACAGCGCGATGGATTGACGCACCGTTTGCGCGGTCCGTCGCCCGAACAACACCTGGCCCTGGAGATACCAGGCATAGGCCTCGGGGTCGACAGTCTCCACGCGCGTGGCCTGCGCCGCACGGGCCCCTCCCAGTGCGCCGAGCAACTTGGTGGCCACGGCGCGCGCGATCTCGTCCTGCAGCGCGAACACGTTCGTGAGCGGGCGATCGTACTTCTCCGTCCACGTCACCGCACCGTCTGTCGCCGACACGAGCGAGACATTCACGCGTACCTGCCCCGCGGCACGCTGCACACTACCGGTGAGCAACGAGCCCACGCCCAGTTCGCGCGCGATCGCGCTTTCATCCATGCCACGCGCCTGCAATGCACCGGCGCTCGAGCGTCCGATCACGCGCACGCCGGTCTTGGAGAGCGCGCGTGTCATTTCCTCGGCCAGCCCGATGCCGAAGAAATCGTCGGCCTTGTCGCCGCTCAGGTTGGCCAGCGGCAACACGGCGATCGAGCGATTCACGGCGGCCGCCGCCGCGTTGCTCGCGGTAGTCGGCGACGCACTCGGCGTCAGCGCGACCCCGACTCGCCAGCCTTTCGACACCAACGCCACCACGGCAGCGATGGCGATCACGCCACCCGCCAGCAGCATCACGTTCCGTCGTCGGCCACTCGGTACCGTGGCGCCGCTGCGTGCCGCAGATCCCGTCACCGCACTCGGCGTCGCTATCGCATCCAACGCCTGCAGCACTTCGTCGGCGCTGGCCGGACGATGCGTGGCATCCTTAGCCAGGCAGCGCTGCACGAGATCGTTGAGCGCCGGCGACACATCCGCGTTGCGCGAAGTGAGCGGCGCCGGTGTTTCGGTGAGATGCGCAGCGATCATCTGCGTGCTGTTCGCCTTGGCCGTAAACGGATGGGCACCGGCCAGCAGCTCATACGCCACGACGCCCCACGCATAGATGTCGGCGCGATGGTCCACATCGGCGCCCACCGCTTGCTCGGGCGCCATGTACGCCGGCGTCCCGATCGACCCTCCCGCCTGCGTGAGCGACGTGCTTGCAGCCTGCGCGGCCGCGTCGTCAAGCGTACGCGACGCACTCAGCGCTTTCGCGATGCCGAAGTCCGTCACCACCGCCGTGCCGCCCGACAACAGAATGTTCTCCGGCTTGATGTCGCGATGTACCACGCCCTGCGCGTGCGCATACGACAGCGCCCGTGCCACGTCGCGCAGAATGCTCACCGCTTGGCTCACCGTGAGGCGCGTGCCACTCGCCAGTCGCGCGCGCAGCGATTCGCCGGTCACGAACGGCATCGTGTAGTACGGCAGCGAGCCCGAGCTGCCGGTGCTGATCACGGGCACGATGTTCGCCTGCTGCAATCGCGCCGCCAGCTTGACTTCGCACGCAAAGCGTTCGGCGCTCACGCCTTCGGCGAGTTCGGGGGCAATCACCTTCACCACCACCGTGCGGCCCAGAGCGTTTTCGTGCGCCACGAACACCCGTGACATGCCACCGCCGCCAAGCTCGCGCTCGAGGGTGTAGCCATCGCCGAGGGTGGACTGCAGTTGGGTGCGGAGGTCGGTCACAGTCGCCCTCGATACTCAGCCACAAGGGCCGCCCATCGCGGGTCTCCATGCAATGGCGTGAATTCCAACGAATTGATCACCCCGTACAAGGTCGGCTCCTTTGTGCGCACGGCGAGCTGTAGTCGCGAAAACGCCGAGTCCACCGCACCAATTTGTGCGTAGACGATTGCTTGGTGCGAGAGTCGCAGTGAGTTCGACGCCACCTGCGCGGGGTTGATCGTATCGAGCAGCGCCCGCGCAGACGCGGTATTTCGGATTCCCCGCGCGTCTCCCCATATCTGGCCACACATCGCTTCCGGCTTCGCGGTCTTGATGCACTCCGCTCGCGCGTCCGCGAATTTGCGAGCAGCGCCGAAGGTCAGTTCCGCGTACCAGTGTACGGTGGCGTTGTCTGCGTTCTCGGCAACCATACGACGGATGACCGCCGCGGCGGAATCCACCCGTCCGAGGGCAAGGTACCACAGCGAGATCTCCTGGTGCACCACGGGGATAAGCGGTTCCAACGCCAGCGCGCGTCGCAATGGTGATTCGGCTTCGGCGACGCGCCCGAGCGCCAGCAGCAGTACGCCGCGCTCCTTCCAAGCCTGCGCATTGCCCGAGTCCAATTGGACAGCGCGCTCCGCGGCGGGCAGTCCGGCACTAAACCGCTGGTCTTGCTCATACACGGTGGCCAGTGCCAGGTGCGCATCAGACTGCATGCTATCCAGCGCGACGGCACGCAGTGCCGACGTGAGCGCAAACGCACTGGACTGCGCTCTCGACGTCGATTCACCGTAGTTCGGCAGATAGGCGATGGCTTCCGCCTGTCCGGCCCACGCGCGTGCGTACGATGAATCGAGCGCGATGGCCCGGCCAAACTGTTCCGCCGCACGTTTCAGATTGACGAGTCCACGCTGCTTGAGCAGAAAGCGCCCCAGCAGCTGCGCGTCGCGCGCATCGGCATACATGCTTTCCGGCCGCCGCACTGCCGCGAGGTCGGCGGCGCCCAGCGTAAGAGACAGTGCGCTGGCCACGCGCTCCGCGACATCGGCCTGCACCTTGAAGACATCGGTGAGCCGTTGCTGCAGCGGTTCCCCCCAGATCTGCGCCCCGGTGCTCACACGAATGAGCGCCGGCACGATGCGCACCAGCGTGCTATCGTTCGCACCGCGACCGCTCGCGCCGGCAATGCGTGCCCACCGAATGGATCCGCTCAGCGCGTAGTCGGCGCCCAGTTCGCGCGCGATGTCCTGCGGCGACTTGTTGGAGCCGCGGTAGCGCAACACACTGGCGCGTGCGATCACACTCAGCCCCGGTACACGCGCGAGACGTCCGGCAATCTCCTCGGTGATCCCGTCGGCGAAGTACGCATCGTCGGCGGCACCAAGGTTGTCGAAGGGAATGACCACGACCGTTTGCGTGGCGGCCGCCGTGGCCACGGGTGGCGTGCGCTTCGCGTACCAGCGGGTGCCCGCTTCGGCCAGTGCGAGCAGCAGTGCAGGCACGGCGACCTTCAACCACAGCGGTCGCGGCGGTCGCGGAGCACTTCGTGGCGGCGTGTCTACGCTCGGTGTGGTGATGCCACTCAGCCGCGAGAGCAGTGCGCTCGCGTTGGCCGGTCGCTGCGCGGGATTCTTCTCGAGGCACTGCATCACGAGCGCGCTCACCTCGTTCGGCACGTTCGATGCGACGTCGGCGAGTGCGCGCGGCGGCTCGGCGATGTGGGCCGCAATCAGTTGCGAGGTACCAGTCTTGCCCGCAAACGGATGCGCGCCGGACAACAGCTCGTACGCGACGACGCCCCACGCGTAGAGGTCGGCGCGCGCATCCACCGCTTCGCCAACCGCTTGTTCGGGGGCCATGTACGCCGGCGTGCCGATGCTGCTGCCGACTTGCGTGAGGGTACCGTCTGGCGACACGGGCGCGGCGCCGTCCATCGTGCGCGACGCACTGATCGCCTTGGCGATACCGAAGTCGGTGACCACCGCCGTGCCGCCAGACAACAGGATGTTGTCGGGCTTGATGTCGCGATGAATCACGCCTTCCCCGTGCGCGTACGCCAACGCGCGCGCGACATCGCGCAGCACGTTGATCCGATCGTGCATCAACAGCGTGATGCCACCGGCTACCTGCGCGCGCAACGACTCGCCTTTCACGAACGGCATCGTGTAATACGACACGCCTCCCGATATCCCCGCCGACAACACCGGTACGATGTTCGCCTGCTGCAACCGTGCCGCGGTCGCGATCTCACGCGTGAAGCGCTCGGCGCTCACGCTCGCCGAGAGTTCCGGCGCCAGCACTTTTACTACTACCTCGCGGCCCAGCGCGTTCTCGTGCGCCACGAACACGCGCGACATGCCACCACCGCCGAGTTCGCGCTCGAGGGTGTAGCCGGGCCCAAGGGTGGATTGCAGTTGGGCGCGAAGATCGGTCATCCGTGTCACCGGCGCCGCGCGATAGGCCACGTCATCGGCGTCGTGTTGCTACAGCGCGTCATGCCGCTCCGCGCGAGCAGCGCGAGGAAACGTGGGTTGTTGCGGAGCGGGATGGTGAGCGGGTCGCAGGTGGGCGTGATGAAGTAAAAGCGGTGGAACAGGTCGCGATCCCATGAGGCCTCCAGCAGATCCATCGCCCGGTCGTACTCGCCGAAGGCCATGGCCGCCATCCAGAGGTCATCCCGCCATCCGCTCCGGACGCGTTGGCGCATGATCTGATCCCGTCGTTGCTCGGCCTCGCGCCAGCGTCCGGCCGCAGCCAAGGCGAAGAGCTCGCTGCCCCGGGCTTCGGGAAGCACGTCAAGAACTGGTCGTAGCGTGGCGAGCGCGCTATCCGGACTGCCGCTGAAGGTCAGCGTGGTGGCTAACAGTACCTGTGGCCAACCGCTCAGCTGTTCGCGCTGCAGCAGCAGCTCGCTTGATCGACGCGCCCCGGGGAGATCGCCGCGGTACTGGAGCAGGCGCGCCTCGTGATTCGCGATGGGCCCAGAGATCGGGTCGAGTGCGCGAGCCCGCCCAAGTTCGGCCCACGCAGAATCGAGATCCCCTGGCATGCTCATGGCGACCGACAGTCGGAAATGCGCCAACGGATTGTTCGGCTCCAGTCGCAGCGCCCGATCGTAGTTTGCCTCTATGGCCGTGAAGTTCGGTCCTTTCCGCATCCTCACTGCGCCAAGGACGAGATAGGCATCGGCGACAGTGGAATCGAGCTGCAGCGCACGACGTGCCTGCGCATCCGCCTCCGCCAGCGTTGCGCTCACATCGAGCGTGTCCACGTAGTCGGGCAACACGGAGTATACCCCGCCCAATCCGGCGTAGGCACGGGCGAACTTTGGATCCCGATCGATGGAGGCGCGGTAGGCCGCAATGGCGCGCTGCAGTGAGACCGGATCACGTCGCGCGAACAGGTAGTTGCCCTGCAGGTACAGATCGTACGCCAGCGTATCGCGTGTGCC
This genomic window from Gemmatimonas sp. contains:
- a CDS encoding Uma2 family endonuclease, yielding MNSTTLQGIPREMTSAALMTAEELLAYSAPNQRVELVRGRLLVCEPSGSRHGEIEAGVVGALRLYLTRDRDARGAERTRGRLVCGDAGFWLSHDPDTVRAPDAAYISRERYDGSLPDGYAEFAPDLAVEVRSPSDRPGAVLAKIGDWLEAGARVVWVVDPRTRQVAIYRDDGAHDLLGGDDVLREELLLPGFVLPLVELFAE
- a CDS encoding serine hydrolase, whose protein sequence is MRRTVAAVVLCALSTFACASAAAQPTTSGLTRLLESELARMPARTGVYVKHLTTGEEAAVRADEPFSSASVIKLTILVRAFQLVDQGKIRLTDRVEIGRAELRDGSGVLQYHDLGQTPTIKDLLTEMVITSDNVATDLLLTRVGGVDSLNTWLKRSGFAHLSMVARGHVYRRKILALVNPAFDSLTAEETTGLQYAQQGDALFELYASLFTGARAKWVDMVRDPVNKKILADGRSRLPVQDHAYWLGDMNPRETGRLLEAIERGTMTSASSAALMRTMLRRQQAGARRLPHFLDVPVAHKTGDSPVIANDVGMIYARSGTIIVAFFVNGVTGSLGETEDMIGRAAKRVVDYFDGPASPVRRSPAP
- a CDS encoding FlgO family outer membrane protein — its product is MTDLRTQLQSTLGDGYTLERELGGGGMSRVFVAHENALGRTVVVKVIAPELAEGVSAERFACEVKLAARLQQANIVPVISTGSSGSLPYYTMPFVTGESLRARLASGTRLTVSQAVSILRDVARALSYAHAQGVVHRDIKPENILLSGGTAVVTDFGIAKALSASRTLDDAAAQAASTSLTQAGGSIGTPAYMAPEQAVGADVDHRADIYAWGVVAYELLAGAHPFTAKANSTQMIAAHLTETPAPLTSRNADVSPALNDLVQRCLAKDATHRPASADEVLQALDAIATPSAVTGSAARSGATVPSGRRRNVMLLAGGVIAIAAVVALVSKGWRVGVALTPSASPTTASNAAAAAVNRSIAVLPLANLSGDKADDFFGIGLAEEMTRALSKTGVRVIGRSSAGALQARGMDESAIARELGVGSLLTGSVQRAAGQVRVNVSLVSATDGAVTWTEKYDRPLTNVFALQDEIARAVATKLLGALGGARAAQATRVETVDPEAYAWYLQGQVLFGRRTAQTVRQSIALFERAVARDPSFARAQGALALAISAIPFYEQGTARTTAPLAIAAARRAIALDSTVAEAWGAIGSAKSSLWENLEADANYRRAQMLDSSVATLWGWHALNLIHMGRFEEARDRTARAQAAEPASLIARTWAAQLLMTERRYREADSATRAILAMDSTYALALDARGEVLSYLGKHDDAVAVLTRNLAQLPTDRPNQTEGILAYVLARAGKPAESRAAMNHLRRVNGGELPAMAVLAATFEVLGDHAGAVDMIARAVKQSDNWLQMYNRAERYDALRKDPRADAIMASIEK
- a CDS encoding protein kinase, translating into MTDLRAQLQSTLGPGYTLERELGGGGMSRVFVAHENALGREVVVKVLAPELSASVSAERFTREIATAARLQQANIVPVLSAGISGGVSYYTMPFVKGESLRAQVAGGITLLMHDRINVLRDVARALAYAHGEGVIHRDIKPDNILLSGGTAVVTDFGIAKAISASRTMDGAAPVSPDGTLTQVGSSIGTPAYMAPEQAVGEAVDARADLYAWGVVAYELLSGAHPFAGKTGTSQLIAAHIAEPPRALADVASNVPNEVSALVMQCLEKNPAQRPANASALLSRLSGITTPSVDTPPRSAPRPPRPLWLKVAVPALLLALAEAGTRWYAKRTPPVATAAATQTVVVIPFDNLGAADDAYFADGITEEIAGRLARVPGLSVIARASVLRYRGSNKSPQDIARELGADYALSGSIRWARIAGASGRGANDSTLVRIVPALIRVSTGAQIWGEPLQQRLTDVFKVQADVAERVASALSLTLGAADLAAVRRPESMYADARDAQLLGRFLLKQRGLVNLKRAAEQFGRAIALDSSYARAWAGQAEAIAYLPNYGESTSRAQSSAFALTSALRAVALDSMQSDAHLALATVYEQDQRFSAGLPAAERAVQLDSGNAQAWKERGVLLLALGRVAEAESPLRRALALEPLIPVVHQEISLWYLALGRVDSAAAVIRRMVAENADNATVHWYAELTFGAARKFADARAECIKTAKPEAMCGQIWGDARGIRNTASARALLDTINPAQVASNSLRLSHQAIVYAQIGAVDSAFSRLQLAVRTKEPTLYGVINSLEFTPLHGDPRWAALVAEYRGRL